Part of the Engystomops pustulosus chromosome 4, aEngPut4.maternal, whole genome shotgun sequence genome is shown below.
TTAGGTGATTATTCACATTATAGTGTTAATAGTCAGTACATAGTCCAGTAATTGAATCTGTGGAGAACAATGGAGTTGCAGTGgaagccgctgtatctaagctgtcattatagaggtatctatcatacatagagctgagccgctgtatctaagctgtcattatagaggtatctaccatacatagagctgagccgctgcatctaagctgccattctagaggtatctaccatacattgaactgagctgctgtatctaagctgccattcttTAGGTATCtttcatacatagagctgagccgctgtatctaagctgccattatagaggtatctactatacgtagagctgagccgctgtatctaagctgccattatagagatatctaccatacaaagagctgagcttctgtatctaagctgccattatagagatatctacgatatatagagctgagctgctgtatctaagctgccattctagaagtatctaccatacatagagctgagctgctgtatctaagctgccattcttTAGGTATCtttcatacatagagctgagccgctgtatctaagctgccattatagaggtatctactatacgtagagctgagccgctgtatctaagctgccattatagagatatctaccATACAAAGAGCTGAgattctgtatctaagctgccattatagagatatctacgatatatagagctgagctgctgtatctaagctgccattctagGGGTATCTACCAGacatagagctgagccgctgtatctaagctgccattctagAGGTATCTACCAGACATAGAGCTGAACCGCTGTATCTAAGCACCTAATATACAGGTATGTCTCTTTATATCCGACTGATCCTGTAATAAGACTTGTGCTGAGGATTACCGCCCCTTTAAGACACCTGTTATCCGTCTCCTCTCTCAGGCTGCGGCCcagtgctctataacatcctacgACCGCCCTTTTCCATCGCAGTTACTAGAATTTCCTGGTGTACAGTATCTCCCACATCTCATGGCTTCCCCCCGATCAGATATCTCACCTGTAGCCGCGTCTGTCAGGATCCGTTCACCTGTCACGCACCCTCCTGTGCTGCACCTCACCTGGATAAACAGGTAAAGCCTCCTCAGGTGCTCGGCCTCCAGCTGCATTGCATACTGGGAGATGTAGTTGAAGAAGCGGCGCAGCAATAAGGAAGTGAACGCACCTGTGTCGGAAGAAGAAGACAAACAACCTTATTATGTCCTTCAGGCTATAAATTAACCCCACGTTGTCACCAGAACTTGAAAGAAGATCCAGGTTTCCAGCTTGGTGCGACGGTCCCGTACTGAGTGACACGGCTATAATACACGGCTGGAATAACAATGACCCCATTGTGGTGATTATAATGGGATACAGAAATTAGAGTGcgacctcctctctctccccagaTAATATTACACAACCTCTTCCAAGACACTATAAAAGGGATTGTACAAAATTAAAGCACCATATTTGTCCAAAGGTTCTATGTGGTGTTACATCTTAATTACATTCACTTCAGAATCAACAATCCTTTTAAATCTATTTACTACAATTTTTAAGgattaaaaaaagaatatttcTTAAGCTTAACATAGGCAAGGCCTATCCTTTAGATAAGGGATGGTTggttggaaaatccctttaaataggaCTTGTCCCCAAGTACAAAATTCTGAATAACAGACCTCATGTGATTGCCGCTGTGTCCCTGATGAATTTGacattaactttttaaaaatctgtccACCCATTCAAAAGATATGGCCCCCGGAAGTATATTTCAGACACACCCCCGAGGAAATAAAAGGTTACCGCCCCATTGACAATTATAAATTAATTTTAAGTCTAAACTTCCGATGGCCATATCTTTTGAACTGGTAGGTGGATTTGTAAAATACAAACGCCAAATTGGTCATGAACACATCGGCAATCACATGAGGTACATGATTAAAGATTTTGGACTTGACAAAATCTTTAGATCTGCtcgataatttaaaaaaaagacaaaaatttgATGTCGCCCTCTACTGCCAATAAGTGGTCATAGTCAACATACAATGAAGTCAAAGTCCTTCACTGCCTATCGGACATAAAAGAGATGTCAAGACCAAAGTGCCTTCATCCCTGTTCAATACATATTTCCATGCCCTGAATCAGCCAATCAGAGCCAATGACATGGCATACAACACTGTCGCATCACTGAGCTCTGAATTTGCCTGTGCTAACACAGCACTGCACCTGTATCTAGCTTTGCCACCCTAGTTTTGCGATATCTAGGATTAATGCTCAGTCAGTGTCTCCTCCATTCACATTAGAAAGATGTGAAGCCCCGCCCCTGCAGAACAGTAGTCCTTTACTCTCTCATAGAAAATTCATTCTGAGAGCTGTGTACTTGCTCTTGATGGCACAAAAATTATATTGAAAATCAAAAGTTGATGGTCAAAAACCTGGGTGATGCAGAACTTTGGTCCAAACTTGCCTACAATAACAGTATACTCCACCTTTTCCTAGCCTTCTCACTACTCAAACTCAATTTTTACTTGATCAGCTATGAAAGAAAGTGGGGTTTCTCTCCTGATGACAACACTGATGTAATTATCCAATCAGAGTACAAGTGATATCATCAAACCATAGAAATATGTGAAGCCCCGCCCACGCGGAACCACAGTTCCCCAGTTTTCTTCATTGTGAGAGTCTTGAACTCCGGTCTAGATTGAACTTGCCAACTTGAGCATGTCAAAAACTTTGGGGTCCATTCACAACACGCTTTATACATTTTAGTTGACCTACTTTATGAAAAAAGcagatatacacaggacaggccaagacataggacagtcagtcaccccaacAGTGATATGATGGAGGATACACTGCtccctgctggtgagatgatgtgtggagccatggtataggacattcACCCCTAGTAGTTATAggaatatacactgccccctactggtgaaATCATGTGGGGAGCCAAgacataggacagtcagtcacccctagcagtgataggaggacacactgccccctgctggtgtgataatgtgtggagccatggtataggacattcACCCCTAGTAGTTATAGGGggacacactgccctctgctggtgtgatgatgtggggagccatggtataggacagtcacccctagttgtgataggacacactgccccctgctggtgtgatgatgtggtggccatggtataggacagtcacccctagtagtgataggaggacacactgccccctgctggtgtgatgatgtgggagcaatggtataggacagtcacccctagtagtgataggaggacacactgccccctgctggtgtgatgatgtgggagcaatggtataggacagtcacccctagtagtgataggaggacacactgccccctgctggtgtgatgatgtgggggccatggtataggacagtcacccctagctgtgataggacacactgccccctgctggtgagatgatgtgggggccatggtataggacagtcacccctagcagtgataggagaacACACtggcccctgctggtgtgatgatgtggtggccatggtataggacagtcacccctagtagtgataggaggacacactgccccctgctggtgtgatgatgtgggggccatggtataggacagtcacccctagtaatgataggaggacacactgccccctgctggtgtgatgatgtgggggccatggtataggacagtcacccctagctgtgataggacacactgccccctgctggtgagatgatgtgggggccatggtataggacagtcacccctagcagtgataggagaacACACtggcccctgctggtgtgatgatgtggtggccatggtataggacagtcacccctagtagtgataggaagacacactgccccctgttggtgtgatgatgtgggagccatggtatagggcagtcacccctagtagtgataggaggacacactgccccctgctggtgtgatgatgtggggagccatggtataggacagtcacccctagtagtgataggaggacacactggcccctgctggtgtgatgatgtggtggccatggtataggacagtcacccctagtagtgataggaggacacactgccccctgctggtgtgatgatgggaggtatggatgatgtgggggccatggtataggacagtcacccctagtagtgataggaggacacactgccccctgctggtgtgatgatgtgggggccatggtataggacagtcacccctagtaatgataggaggacacactgccccctgctggtgtgatgatgtgggggccatggtataggacagtcacccctagctgtgataggacacactgccccctgctggtgagatgatgtgggggccatggtataggacagtcatccctagcagtgataggagaacACACTGGCCCCtgatggtgtgatgatgtggtggccatggtataggacagtcacccctagtagtgataggaggacacactgccccctgctggtgtgatgatgtggtggccatggtataggacagtcacccctagtagtgataggaggacacactgccccctgctggtgtgatgatgtgggagccatggtacaGGACaatcagtcacccctagtagtgataggaggacacactgccccctgctggtgtgatgatgtgggagccatggtacaGGACaatcagtcacccctagcagtgctAGGAGGACACAGTTTTTCCAGAAactcatgtatctaatgtttgTGAAAGTGGTGAACTCTACCCAATTATCAATTGTACCTGGAAGCATCAGACTGTATAACACATGTCATCCTCTACTGCCAGTAAGTTATAGTGGGCACTACGTCATTGCAAATTTTACGTTGAGCAGGATACGTGGCAACCACCTATAATTACTACATGGAGACCATAAGCAGCACTAATGACATCACAAGCTGCTGTGTAATAGAGACCACCTAAACTTCAACATCATATTATAGAGGAGAAAAAGTCTTCCACTGCCTCTCCCAACAAAAATGTCTTTCCCCCTGCTCCATTTATACATTTATGTCCTGTATCAGCCAATCAGTGCCAACTACGACATCGCAACACCATTGCTGCATTGAGCTCCAAACTTGCCTCTTCCAACAAAACACTCTACACAGCATTTCTAACATTGTCACTGAGATATTTTTTATTAGATCCAGGACAAAGTCTTGGTCAGCTGGGATATAAAGTGTCTCTTTCTAacactagaaacatgtgaagCCCCGCCCTCGCGGAACCATAGTCCATTAATTTCCCTTAGAATGTTCATTCTGAGAGCGGTGTCCTTGCTCTTCTGTGGCACATTGCATCAATACCTTATCAAATAGTAAAAGCTGACGGCCGAAAACTTGGATGTCGCAGCACCATGGTCCAAACTTGTATACACTAACACCGTACTGCACCTATTCAGAACCTTATCACAGCACATACACCATTTTCCAAATAACCAGGACTAACAATTGGTCAGCTAAATACAAAGTTGTGACTTCTCTCCTGTCCATAGCACAGCTAAAAGAGTACAAGTGATATCATCAATTGGAACAGTATGGAACAATTGAAAATATGTGAAGCCCCGCCCATGAGGAACCATAGTTCATCAATATCCTTCATTGTGAGAGGCTTGTACTCTGGTCTAGAGGGAACTTTGCACCATGACCATGTCAAACACCTGGGTGTCCATTGACTTAATGCTTTGAACACTTTATTTGAGATAATTTATGAAAATagcagacattttggacccagtgggggatatttatcaggacctctgcgcaccgccagtggcgcagaggccctgaaataatcgcaaatgctagcttattgctagcttttgcgattattttccccacgagcgccagcgtatgataaatatcccccagtatcTCTCTAATGGTCCACAGTCACTGTGTAGTGTTCACAATATCTTCACCAGCAAAGGTTGTTGGACAGGCGTTGTTACACTTAAATATATATAGTCCTGAAACTTCAGAGTTTgtgaatttattttaaaaaaattaaaaaatgcattaGTGCATACCATTTGATATATAGCTCACATGCCGTACATCTATTTTGTAtctgtattattatttctatCTCTTTTTTTCAGTATGAAGCAGAATTAGTATTATATCTGCCCACGTACAGAAAGTGAGTAATGCATCGAATGGTATGCACtcatgcatttttaatttttttttagaataaaaaataaaatcagaaaCTCTTAAGGCCAGATTATAGCAAGGGCTCCAGGGAAgcaagccccagggcccccatcagtgactcatttacttacccggtccagttgcgatcccgcggcgcattgtccgatgctgatttgggtttgctgggattcactaaggtcgtgcacccgatatccaccaggtgtcgctgctgcgctgaggtccgccggagttcaccttcttcttcctggtgcatgtaagtgctgatcttgcgacacatttccttttttaaattccgcggtttgtccgaatccgtcgggttgtccaacggccacccccccccccgatttctgtcgcgacgccgatgcgccacaatccaaccgcgtgcgccaaaacccgtggcgattcagcgcaaaacggtgcaaaacggaaacctactttttctatttttaccGTAACTTTCTGCACATCTATGAAGAGAAATGTTAAATCCATTTTAACATACCGCTTCCCGATCACGGGCCCTCTGGCCATGGAACATCTAATCTCTGAAAAACAAAGAGAAACATACAGAAATGTGGTTTCCTACAAACCTAAAAGTAAAGTCATTAGTtcatgtgatttcatgtcatcagttTTGCCTTGATATTTGTTAACGTTTACTTCCACATTAGTGATTCAGAATGTAATTGCCAAACCACACGATGGCAACCGGCCATCCCCTTCCGAAGAAGACCACGggaaatgttattattattacgcCTTTTTCCTTGTCACctgactatgtatatatatatatatatgaaggtcTTGTCAGGTTCTCCAGAAGAGTCCGTCCAGGAGGGATCAGAGCAGAGCTCCTCACCATGGACATCCTCCGCACGCTCCTCTACATGTCCCTCCTCATAGGTGAAGCTTCTTCTCATTATCAGAACTTGGATGTAGATGTTTTTTATTACGTTCTATTGGTCACTCTATGATTTTTTATGTCTTCTCTGCAGGTGGAGTAGAAATGAGCTATGAGACAGGTAACTATTTCCCATTTGTGACCATCTTCTCTCACTCAATATATCTACGTGTTGTATGGTGAAGGCGTGTAATTTCGTTGGACTTCTTTAGTCTTGTTATAGTCAATGTTTGGTTGCTGCttctttttgaaattttatattcTGCTTTACAACTGTCCCGAATCTTCTGACCTGTTGTGAATTTTCTTTGCGGTGCACATGCACTGGTGGCTTTGCAAGCTGCATTTTAAGGTTAATACCTGCACTGAGTGACCAAACTTGAACCAAACTTCCAGGTTTGGGTTCGGACATGAACCTGCAGGGGGTTGAGCTTCTAAGTAGACAACGTTCTACCTGTTACAGTTTCACCCATACTATTTCCTGTGTCATTCTACCCCAGGGTggttagatacagcagcccagctctatgtaatgtagatacatatataatggcacattagatacagcagctcagctctacgtaCGGCAGACACCTCTATAATATTGTATAcaagctgtacacagtgattacactccagtcacatctagtaATATCACCTGTGATTGCAGTAAGAATGGAGCAAGAGGAGAACACTGTTACCCTGCAGCTGCATATTTCTCCATAGCCTTAGATACATGACAATATACTGAACTATAGCTTTTCCATTTGAAGGTTAAAAATCTCCAAAAAATCTTAGTGCATAGAATAAGGATGAAGGATTTATGACTCTTAAATTTCTATAATAAATAAACGGAGATGAAGGTTTTTTGTACAGCAGCTCATGGTCGCTACTTCTTTACTGATGTTTTTTCTCTAAGCGCGAGAAGCAAAATGTGTTGAACCTTTAAAGTGGCAGACCTGCTATACAGATCCTTTCACGATTGTGTGTCCAAGTCAGGAAACCATTGACTCAATAAACAGGTAATAAGATATAAAAGAATTGGAAATATATAAATTTGTGTGTTACTCTTTCCCGCCATTAACCCCACCCCTGAGGGACCGCAACAGTATAATATCCTTTCATTGGGGCCCCAACACCATATAATCCCCGTTGAAGGGCTAagatgtatattataatatattgccCTGCCCCCAGAGCACCTAGCGAACCTACTTGAAGGTGGAATGGGTTTATAGGTTGTAATTGTTGTCATTCTTCTTCTAGTACACATAGCGATAGGTATGAAGACAGAGTTTGGGCATTTAGTTGCAAGAGAAATCTCCCTATGTCCGGGCGATGCTATTGGACGCCTTATGTCAATGACTATGATGGATTGCTAATCTATAACTGCCCACTAGGTGAAGCACTCTCAGGTCTTGAGAGTCAGTATAACACTTACTACCGAGACCGAAGGTAAGTCAATGCACCTGACATCTGCATATACATAAGACCTCCAACTACAGGCCAACACTATATTCAAAGCCCAGATCACTCTCCTGCTTTTCTGCCATCAGGACCTGCACTGATCATGTGACCATGTTTCTGTAGGTCCTTAACCTATATAGTATGCACTGTATCCCTCTCTTTATCCATATTGACCATATTTCAGCCTGGTATCAGCATACAGTATAATTCCTGAAAATGTTGCATGTTTTTTCTATGGGCACTATGGCATTGTCATAAACAGTTTTTGTTGTGGCCTAGATGGACATTTTACTGTTGTGAAACAAATGTACAATACATCGTCGGATGCCAAGAGACCGTCTACGTGAACGGATTTGATTCTGAAATGAATTTCAAAGTCCCAGATGGATATGTCCTGGTGGGAGCATTCAGCGAACATAACAATTACTTTGAGTAAGTGGAGGCAATGATTtaggttgtgacatcatctattgtcagtagtgatgtaatgatgggtcagtgttatctatatagaggtcattgtacagggagggggaggagataagctgtgacatcatctattgtcagtagtgatgtaatgatgggtcagtgttatctatatagaggtcattgtacagggaggggaggagataagctgtgacatcatctattgtcagtagtgatgtaatgatgggtcagtgttatctatatagaggtcattgtacagggaggggaggagataagctgtgacatcatctattgtcagtagtgatgtaatgatgggtcagtgttatctatatagaggtcattgtacagggaggaggagataagctgtgacatcatctattgttagtagtgatgtaatgatgggtcagtgttatctatatagaggtcattgtacagggagggggaggagataagctgtgacatcatgtattgtcagtagtgatgtaatgatgggtcagtgttatctctatagaggacattgtacagggaggggggaggagataagctgtgacatcatctattgtcagtagtgctgtaatgatgggtcagtgttatctatgtagaggtcattgtacagggagggggaggagataagctgtgacatcatctattgtcagtagtgatgtaatgatgggtcagtgttatctatatagaggtaattgtacagggatggggaggagataagctgtgacatcatctattgtcagtagtgatgtaatgatgggtcagtgttatctatatagaggtcattatacagggatggggaggagataagctgtgacatcatctattgtcagtagtgatgtaatgatgggtcagtgttatctatatagaggtcattatacggggagggggaggagataagctgtgacatcatctattgtcagtagtgatgtaatgatgggtcagtgttatctatataaaggtcattgtacagggagggggaggagataagctgtgacatcatctattgtcagtagtgatgtaatgatgggtcagtgttatctatatagaggtcattgtacagggagggggaggagataagctgtgacatcatctattgtcagtagtgatgtaatgatggttcagtgttatctatatagaggtcattgtacagggaggaggaggagataagctgtgacatcatctattgtcagtagtgatgtaatgatgggtcagtgttatctatataggggtcattgtacagggagggggaggggataagctgtgacatcatgtattgtcagtagtgatgtaatgatgggtcagtgttatctatatagaggtcattgtacagggagggggaggggataagctgtgacatcatctattgtcagtagtgatgtaatgatgggtcagtgttatctatataggggtcattgtacagggagggggaggggataagctgtgacatcatgtattgtcagtagtgatgtaatgatgggtcagtgttatctatatagaggtcattgtacagggagggggaggggataagctgtgacatcatctattgtcagtagtgatgtaatgatgggtcagtgttatctatatagaggtcattgtacagggaggaggaggagataagctgtgacatcatctattgtcaatagtgatgtaatgatgggtcagtgttatctatataggggtcattgtacagggagggggaggaaataagctgtgacatcatgtattgtcagtagtgatgtaatgatgggtcagtgttatctatatagaggtcattgtacagggagggggaggggataagctgtgacatcatctattgtcagtagtgatgtaatgatgggtcagtgttatctatataggggtcattgtacatggagggggaggagataagctgtgacatcatgtattgtcagtagtgatgtaatgatgggtcagtgttatctatatagaggtcattgtacagggagggggaggggataagctgtgacatcatctattgtcagtagtgatgtaatgatgggtcagtgttatctatataggggtcattgtacagggagggggaggagataagctgtgacatcatctattgtcagtagtgatgtaatgatgggtcagtgttatctatatagaggtcattgtacagggaggggatgagataagctgtgacatcatctattgtcagtagtgatgtaatgatgggtcagtgttatctatatagagttcattgtacagggagggggaggagataacctgtgacttcatctattgtcagtagtgatgtaatgatgggtcagtgttatctatatagaggtcactgtacagggagggggaggagataagctgtgacatcatctattatcagtagtgatgtaaggatgggtcagtgttatctatatagaggtcattgtacagggaggggaggagataagctgtgacatcatctattgtcagtagtgatgtaatgatgggtcagtgttatctatatagaggtcattgtacagggaggaggagataagctgtgacatcatctattgtcagtagtgatgtaatgatgggtcagtgttatctatataaaggtcattgtacagggagggggaggagataagctgtgacatcatctattgtcagtagtgatgtaatgatgggtcagtgttatctatatagaggtcattgtacagggaggggaggagataagctgtgacatcatctattgtcagtagtgatgtaatgatgggtcagtg
Proteins encoded:
- the LOC140128862 gene encoding hemagglutinin/amebocyte aggregation factor-like, translating into MDILRTLLYMSLLIGGVEMSYETAREAKCVEPLKWQTCYTDPFTIVCPSQETIDSINSTHSDRYEDRVWAFSCKRNLPMSGRCYWTPYVNDYDGLLIYNCPLGEALSGLESQYNTYYRDRRWTFYCCETNVQYIVGCQETVYVNGFDSEMNFKVPDGYVLVGAFSEHNNYFEDRKWKFRYCKSQ